One window of Chloroflexus aggregans DSM 9485 genomic DNA carries:
- a CDS encoding plastocyanin/azurin family copper-binding protein codes for MKMWLRVMAIAVLAAMTMALAACGGGGSSGSGGSTGGSASSGPVTLEIGSKGEELAFDKTELTVAAGQTVTLRFKNNSAVQQHNWVLIKGGDAEAAAVANAGLSAGPAANYLPADKSNILAESPLANGGETVEVTFTAPAAGTYLFICTVPGHYPLMQGKLVVN; via the coding sequence ATGAAAATGTGGTTGCGCGTGATGGCTATCGCCGTGTTGGCAGCAATGACAATGGCCCTTGCTGCATGTGGCGGCGGTGGTAGCAGTGGCAGTGGTGGTTCAACCGGCGGTAGCGCCAGCAGTGGTCCGGTAACGCTCGAGATCGGTTCAAAAGGCGAAGAGTTAGCTTTCGATAAGACGGAGCTAACGGTTGCTGCTGGCCAAACGGTGACCTTGCGCTTCAAGAATAACTCGGCGGTGCAGCAGCACAACTGGGTCCTGATCAAGGGTGGTGATGCCGAGGCGGCTGCGGTTGCAAATGCCGGTTTGAGTGCCGGTCCGGCGGCCAATTATCTGCCGGCGGATAAGAGCAACATTCTGGCCGAGTCGCCACTGGCTAACGGTGGTGAGACGGTAGAAGTCACCTTTACCGCGCCCGCAGCCGGTACCTATCTCTTCATTTGCACAGTACCCGGCCACTATCCGTTGAT